The following proteins are co-located in the Komagataeibacter sp. FNDCF1 genome:
- a CDS encoding glycosyltransferase family 2 protein, with protein sequence MLPLRLPVPLAVVAIPVRNEAQRIAACLHGLAAQHDARVGHVVLLLNNCTDTTGEVVRTLAGRLPFGLSLIQRAYPPATAHAGTARREAMEIAAEIAGPEGIVITTDADGVVAPDWLANTLAAFEEGADAVCGRAVIDPVEARLIPHHLHEDDRAEIGYAMLLDRIHDLVDPDPHDPWPRHTEHSGASIAVRVPAWERAGGMPALPLGEDRGFLQALRQVDAAIRHAPDVTVSVSGRIDGRARGGMADTMARRLVRQDEMLDENLEPPMICLLRAQARAALRRLRALPPTGLTWRQDVESLAHQLNIPASRVDLLAQMPFFGMAWSHLETCSPELGRIPIRRADLSFHHRRARRVVRQLLARRSGARMAPAHAALSSATGLRHP encoded by the coding sequence ATGCTTCCCCTCAGGCTTCCTGTCCCCCTCGCCGTCGTCGCCATTCCCGTGCGCAATGAGGCGCAGCGTATTGCCGCCTGCCTTCATGGCCTTGCCGCCCAGCACGATGCCCGCGTTGGCCATGTCGTGCTGCTGCTGAACAACTGCACCGATACGACGGGCGAAGTGGTCCGGACGCTGGCGGGGCGGCTGCCCTTTGGCCTGTCGCTGATCCAGCGCGCCTATCCCCCCGCCACGGCCCATGCGGGTACGGCGCGACGTGAAGCCATGGAAATCGCGGCCGAGATTGCAGGACCCGAAGGCATCGTAATCACGACCGATGCCGATGGCGTCGTTGCCCCCGACTGGCTGGCCAATACCCTTGCCGCTTTTGAGGAAGGGGCCGACGCCGTGTGTGGCCGCGCCGTGATCGACCCGGTCGAGGCCCGGCTGATCCCGCACCACCTGCATGAAGATGACCGGGCGGAAATCGGATATGCCATGCTGCTGGACCGTATTCATGACCTGGTGGACCCGGACCCGCACGATCCATGGCCACGCCATACGGAACATTCGGGCGCAAGCATTGCCGTAAGGGTCCCGGCATGGGAACGCGCGGGCGGCATGCCCGCCCTGCCCCTGGGTGAGGACCGGGGATTCCTGCAGGCCCTGCGCCAGGTGGATGCCGCCATCCGCCATGCGCCCGATGTGACGGTAAGCGTATCGGGGCGCATTGATGGTCGTGCGCGTGGCGGCATGGCCGACACAATGGCACGCCGTCTTGTCCGGCAGGACGAGATGCTGGATGAAAACCTTGAACCACCCATGATCTGCCTGCTCCGCGCGCAGGCCCGCGCGGCATTGCGCAGGCTGCGCGCCCTGCCACCCACGGGCCTGACATGGCGGCAGGATGTGGAAAGCCTGGCCCATCAGCTGAACATCCCCGCCAGCCGTGTCGACCTGCTGGCGCAGATGCCGTTTTTTGGCATGGCATGGAGCCATCTGGAAACCTGCAGCCCGGAACTCGGGCGCATACCAATCCGGCGCGCAGACCTGTCTTTCCACCACCGGCGCGCCAGACGGGTGGTACGCCAGCTGCTGGCAAGGCGTTCCGGCGCGCGCATGGCACCCGCGCATGCGGCACTGTCATCCGCTACGGGGCTGCGGCATCCGTAA
- a CDS encoding nucleoside hydrolase: MKIIIDTDPGQDDALTILLALASPEIELLGVTTVAGNVSVAQTTANALRTLDLVGRTNIPVHAGADRPLLRPAINATHVHGRTGLEGVDLPPPSRAATPGHAVDFIIRSVMDNAPGSVTLCTIGPLTNIALALAREPALRTRIGQIVMMGCAFSEVGNITPAGEFNIHVDPHAAAMVFGSGVKLVVFPLDVTHQLHTSAARLARIERIPNRVGPVVASWLRFEKRFEATKYGTDGGPLHDPNTVIWLLKPDLYRGRQVNVEIETGSPLTMGMSVVDWWGVSERKKNALFMREVDAEGVYDLIVERLSRL, translated from the coding sequence ATGAAGATCATTATCGATACGGATCCGGGGCAGGATGATGCGCTGACCATTCTGCTGGCCCTTGCCAGCCCCGAGATCGAACTGCTGGGCGTGACCACGGTCGCGGGCAATGTATCGGTGGCGCAGACGACCGCGAACGCGCTCAGGACCCTTGATCTGGTCGGCCGGACGAACATACCCGTCCATGCCGGTGCCGACCGCCCCCTGCTTCGCCCCGCCATTAACGCAACCCACGTGCATGGCCGCACGGGCCTTGAAGGGGTGGACCTGCCGCCTCCCAGCCGGGCCGCCACGCCGGGGCACGCGGTTGATTTCATCATTCGTAGCGTCATGGATAACGCGCCCGGTTCGGTCACGCTGTGCACCATCGGGCCACTGACCAATATTGCCCTGGCACTGGCGCGTGAACCGGCCCTGCGCACGCGGATCGGCCAGATCGTGATGATGGGCTGCGCGTTTTCCGAAGTGGGCAACATCACGCCCGCCGGTGAGTTCAATATTCATGTCGACCCCCATGCTGCAGCGATGGTGTTCGGATCCGGCGTGAAACTGGTCGTATTTCCGCTGGATGTAACCCATCAGCTTCATACCAGTGCCGCACGCCTGGCGCGGATCGAGCGTATTCCGAACCGTGTCGGCCCCGTGGTGGCATCATGGCTGCGGTTTGAAAAACGCTTCGAGGCCACGAAATACGGCACCGATGGTGGCCCCCTGCATGACCCCAACACGGTGATATGGCTGCTGAAGCCAGACCTGTACCGTGGGCGGCAGGTCAATGTGGAAATTGAAACCGGCAGCCCGCTTACGATGGGCATGAGCGTGGTTGACTGGTGGGGCGTCAGTGAGCGGAAAAAGAATGCCCTGTTCATGCGTGAGGTGGATGCTGAAGGGGTATATGACCTGATTGTCGAGCGCCTGTCGCGGCTGTAA
- a CDS encoding acid phosphatase: protein MPVHAPRAAAPKGMDRIETVVVIFAENRSFDNLYNGFPGADTFAGKPDALAAQRDRDGSILRELPPVWGGLTGRGVPHAVTQAMSAHLPNQPFRVDDPQGFNVPSTTLTRDLWHLFYENQMQIDGGRNDMFVAWADSGAMPMSYWNGSGMRMWDIARRYTLADHFFMGAFGGSFLNHQWLACACAPYYPHADTSPAHPVIAAVDASGKALLVAPNSPRSALDGVPKFVRDGNLAPDFHAVNTMQPPYQPSQNPPAAGQDPRLADPAIPTTLPPQTEPTIGDRLGERHVTWAWYSGAWQDVLDHGNHYPAPDFQYHHQPYNYYLNFAPGTPARQAHLLDGGLAGARFIEAIDQGRLPQVSFYKPQGNLNEHSGYADIQSGDRHIADLVSHLEKSPQWPHMLVVVTYDENGGLWDHVAPPAGDRWGPGSRIPAIIISPYARRGYVDHAVQDTTSILKFLTERFHLRPLAGLKVRDHAIKVTTGRPLGDLTGALDLSSGGK, encoded by the coding sequence ATGCCGGTGCATGCCCCGCGTGCCGCCGCCCCGAAGGGCATGGACAGGATCGAGACCGTGGTGGTCATCTTTGCCGAAAACCGCTCCTTCGATAACCTGTATAACGGTTTTCCGGGTGCTGACACGTTTGCTGGCAAACCGGACGCCCTTGCCGCCCAGCGTGACCGGGATGGCTCCATCCTGCGTGAACTGCCACCGGTATGGGGCGGGCTGACCGGCCGGGGCGTGCCGCATGCGGTCACGCAGGCCATGAGTGCGCACCTGCCCAACCAGCCTTTCCGCGTGGATGACCCGCAGGGGTTCAATGTGCCATCCACCACGCTGACCCGTGACCTGTGGCACCTCTTCTATGAAAACCAGATGCAGATTGATGGTGGCCGGAACGACATGTTCGTGGCCTGGGCGGATTCCGGCGCCATGCCCATGAGCTACTGGAACGGTTCAGGCATGCGCATGTGGGATATCGCACGCAGGTACACGCTTGCGGACCATTTCTTCATGGGGGCTTTTGGCGGGTCGTTCCTCAATCACCAGTGGCTGGCCTGCGCCTGCGCGCCCTATTATCCGCATGCCGATACCAGCCCCGCGCATCCGGTCATCGCCGCGGTGGATGCTTCGGGGAAGGCCCTGCTTGTTGCCCCCAACTCGCCACGTTCAGCGCTGGACGGCGTTCCGAAATTCGTGCGCGATGGCAACCTTGCGCCGGACTTTCACGCCGTCAATACGATGCAGCCCCCCTACCAGCCCAGCCAGAATCCACCCGCCGCGGGCCAGGACCCGCGTCTGGCCGACCCCGCCATTCCCACCACCCTGCCGCCACAGACCGAACCCACCATTGGTGACCGGTTGGGGGAGCGTCACGTGACATGGGCATGGTATTCGGGTGCATGGCAGGATGTGCTGGACCACGGCAATCATTATCCCGCGCCGGACTTCCAGTATCATCACCAGCCCTACAACTATTACCTCAACTTTGCGCCGGGCACGCCGGCACGGCAGGCGCATCTGCTTGACGGTGGCCTGGCCGGCGCACGGTTCATCGAGGCGATTGACCAGGGCAGGCTGCCACAGGTCTCGTTTTACAAGCCCCAGGGCAACCTGAATGAACATTCGGGTTATGCCGATATCCAGTCGGGCGACCGGCACATAGCCGACCTGGTCAGCCATCTGGAGAAAAGCCCCCAGTGGCCACACATGCTCGTGGTCGTGACATACGATGAAAATGGTGGCCTGTGGGACCACGTCGCCCCGCCCGCGGGGGACAGATGGGGGCCGGGTTCACGCATTCCCGCCATTATCATCTCCCCCTATGCCCGGCGCGGTTACGTGGATCATGCGGTGCAGGATACGACCTCGATCCTGAAATTCCTGACAGAACGTTTCCATCTGCGTCCACTTGCCGGGCTGAAGGTACGTGACCACGCCATAAAGGTGACCACCGGCAGACCGCTCGGTGACCTGACAGGCGCGCTGGACCTGTCTTCGGGCGGAAAATAA
- a CDS encoding NCS1 family nucleobase:cation symporter-1, protein MPDTAHHMDGHLVNADLAPVRARSWRWFDYVSLWMSNVHSIGGYITAGTLFTLGLPAGDIFIALVAGIVIIQAICNLVARPSFESGAPYPVMARMAFGVRGAIIPALVRGIIALGWYGIQTWLASNAVVILLLRQWPGLAPWADVRLHGLLGLSMLGWGCFVLLWAVQGAVFWRGMETIRRFVDWAGPVIYVAMIALDGWLLWRGDGHIPLDVLAPAARGMGWRILGIINATALIVAYFSPIALNFGDFSRYGVSMRDIRRGNFWGLPVNFMGFSVLTLVTIVLTRPVFGRLMVDPVEVVAQIDSPTAVALGVLTFVTATAGINIAANFVSAAFDFSNIAPHVINWRRGGLIAAAGAIVVMPWNLYARPDVIHLTLDMLGTFIGPLTGVLLADYYIVRRGRMDMAALYTADPRAAYWYSGGINVIAMVALLLSVLCGLVLVFGPVFAPVRNLSWFVGFACAVGGHVVLSRLMADGNGLDKVVRPRS, encoded by the coding sequence ATGCCGGACACGGCGCATCACATGGACGGCCATCTGGTAAACGCGGACCTGGCGCCGGTGCGCGCGCGAAGCTGGAGGTGGTTCGACTACGTCTCGTTATGGATGTCCAACGTACACAGCATAGGGGGCTACATCACCGCAGGCACCCTGTTCACGCTGGGCCTGCCGGCGGGTGACATATTCATTGCCCTGGTGGCAGGTATCGTGATCATACAGGCCATATGCAATCTGGTGGCCCGGCCCAGCTTTGAATCCGGCGCGCCCTATCCCGTCATGGCGCGCATGGCCTTCGGGGTGCGGGGCGCGATCATTCCCGCACTGGTGCGCGGCATCATCGCGCTGGGCTGGTACGGGATCCAGACATGGCTTGCCTCCAACGCGGTCGTGATCCTGCTGTTGCGGCAGTGGCCGGGGCTTGCACCGTGGGCGGATGTGCGGCTGCACGGCCTGCTGGGACTGTCCATGCTGGGATGGGGGTGCTTCGTGTTGCTGTGGGCGGTGCAGGGCGCGGTATTCTGGCGCGGAATGGAAACGATCCGGCGCTTTGTCGACTGGGCCGGTCCCGTGATCTATGTGGCCATGATCGCGCTGGACGGGTGGCTGCTGTGGCGGGGAGACGGGCATATCCCGCTGGACGTGCTTGCCCCTGCTGCCCGGGGCATGGGGTGGCGCATACTGGGCATCATCAACGCCACTGCGCTGATCGTGGCCTATTTTTCCCCCATTGCCCTGAATTTCGGGGATTTTTCGCGTTACGGTGTCAGCATGCGGGATATCCGGCGCGGCAACTTCTGGGGGCTGCCGGTCAACTTCATGGGGTTTTCGGTGCTGACGCTTGTCACCATCGTGCTGACGCGGCCCGTGTTCGGCCGGCTGATGGTGGACCCTGTGGAAGTGGTGGCCCAGATCGACAGTCCGACGGCGGTAGCCCTGGGGGTGCTGACCTTTGTCACCGCCACGGCGGGGATCAATATCGCGGCGAACTTCGTCTCGGCGGCGTTTGATTTTTCCAACATCGCGCCGCATGTCATCAACTGGCGCAGGGGGGGACTGATCGCGGCGGCGGGCGCGATCGTGGTCATGCCATGGAACCTGTATGCCCGGCCGGACGTGATCCATCTGACGCTGGACATGCTGGGCACGTTCATCGGGCCGCTGACGGGTGTGCTGCTGGCGGATTACTATATCGTGCGCAGGGGGCGCATGGATATGGCGGCCCTGTATACGGCGGACCCGCGGGCAGCCTACTGGTACAGCGGCGGGATCAATGTCATTGCCATGGTGGCGCTGCTGCTGTCCGTGCTGTGCGGGCTGGTGCTGGTTTTCGGCCCCGTATTCGCACCGGTGCGCAATCTTTCATGGTTTGTCGGTTTTGCCTGCGCGGTGGGCGGCCATGTCGTGCTGTCACGGCTCATGGCGGATGGAAACGGGCTGGACAAGGTGGTCAGGCCACGTTCCTGA